In the Sander lucioperca isolate FBNREF2018 chromosome 24, SLUC_FBN_1.2, whole genome shotgun sequence genome, TCAAGTTCTGCGCCACTGTGCCAGAATTCCAGCTCAGgccattttaaagaaaatgaataaagcGCTTCGGTGCAGATAATATcgtacgctcatttgcatattggtGACGTCATCGCGCAATTATTTGTATAAAGACTAGTGGTTGTCATTTGCTGCAAGGAAGAGATCACTAAAGCAAAACTTGGAGAAGCGGCTTGGCAATTAAATGAGAATAGCTTGTCCCCCTCAAAGGTCAGCCCACTGAGTCTGACCCACTCCACTTTAGGTAGTAAGCAAGATACGGGGGTCTTGGGAAGCTGTAGCATTTATTCACTGACAAACTGTACACAGACTGCACTGCTACGTTCACAGCAGTCGTTACTGCTAACTTTATACTCTCCGACTAACACGCTTCCTGCTCTTTTCCTCCCCCCTCTCCACTGCACAGATTTGATAGATTTACCAGTCATTCTTGCGTTTACACAAACGTTAATTTCTAATCCTGTtctaaattttattttaaaatatttaaaaaagcaattatAGTAACGCAAAAGAAGAGTATAAAGAGCCAAACCTATATGGAGTATCGattaggcctgtcgcgatagtcaataaatcaattaatcgctcgataatttttccggcaccgataatttccatttgcatgcttgtttgttttccttctctctctcgctctctaccAGAGACTAgaggaccactctcggttccttagcgtaacgaggagtgaaccctctagcgagagagagattgatttccgcagaacattaaccggtacaagcctacagctgtcagtgtgtcagaggctcccggacggtgaactgagactccgttacctgcttgtcaAAAATCGCCAATTACTAGCTAATAAATTAGCCTAAGGTaaacgctagctgtcagtaaacagaagtgtgtgtgtgtgtgtgtgtgtgtgtgtgtgtgtgtgtgtgtgtgtgtggctccgacctgcagaggagcagaagaaagtatagctgcaccttcgccaaaatgaagactgaaaaacagaactattttggtacaaacatttactcgccatgtggcagatagtcaCATAGAAatagatataatgtattatttaaatttaatatttagtgtttaataaataattgttaaatgcagtacagagtctgtagtctatcacaaacactcgactaatgctgcaaacatttgacagccagtatgaattacctgggagaacatatgtgtcacaaacggcaattccacaactgtacaacagcgtgaaagacgacatactaaaggagatcaaagacatattgtggatatttaaaatgtcttccagttccagtgttaaatattctttagaaataaaagtttattgatctttgaaaaggtgtacctgcattattatgtcattatattagatgaaaatggtctcagaacgataTTATCATTTATcacaataatttctgggacaatttatcgttcagcaaaatttgttatcgtgacaggtagggctgaacgatttttggaaatttttcccaaatattgcgatttgattatttttttaagctttgtgttCTGtgttattcaacaaagacaaacaaataattttatagtatgaacacacaattacacactagacagttaaataagtaaaaatatagtgtatatatatacacacacacacacacacccccacccacccaccagtgtatttttttttacagtgtacagagaggagctgcctccagccccaccccctcgtgaagttgcgtgccatgtgcacttgctcagagaggctatcgttacgttagttgctggtgttcttgccatgggattaactgtactaataaaactgttgaaacaccgcggccacgctactgtgaaagctccccgaatgtcatttatcagagtgtggttgttacccctctcagtggcagctcctccactccatatctttataacagagctaactgctaaccgctaatcagagctaatcgttgccaaccaagccttcagttctgtgtgcctgtattcattaactgcatgtatggactcaagcctgaataaaacccttcattttattaaaatggctgtaaaagttttgtttaaatgacagaaatcagctaaaggtacggcgtagcgttagcgtgctagttgatgctttctctgcggagtgcagactgatttgctctcgtgagtcatgtGACTAAATCACAGACTTTGTGATTAGGAAATcgtgttttaacatatcgcgatattatcgcaaatgcaattaatcgttcaggcCTAGTATCGATAAGAGTATTATTGATAAAGTCCTAACGATACCCAACATgttactttttaattaatttcttaattttgtgaaacccccccccaccccattcCTCCATTCTTTCTCCTAACCCCCAAAAATATTTCAGCCATAAACATTTTCCTTGCTTTCAGCCCTGTACATCCCACAGATTAAAGATGCAATGTATAACTTTATGCACATTCTCCTGGCTTCTAATCTGAGTCATCTGACTGTTGTAGGACTTGTGTGCGTCCAGTAGTGGTATATGGTGGAGTCAGCACTGGACACCAAATAAGAGACATCTTAAGGGGGTGCAATGTGCTGTGTGGAACACCAGGGAGATTGTTGGATATGATTGGAAGAGGAAAGGTAAACTAATTTAGAAATTTTCAGTCATTTGATAACATCAGAGTTAAACAGTCTTTATTTGAAGGCTTATACTGTAACTGAATGGTGTGAATGGCTCCAGGTTGGGTTGAGTAAGCTGCAGTACCTGGTGCTCGATGAGGCTGACCGGATGTTGGATATGGGTTTTGAGCCTGACATGCGCCGCTTGGTGGGCTTCCCTGAAATGCCATCCAAAGAGAACCGCCAGACTCTGATGTTCAGTGCCACCTACCCGGAAGACATCCAGAGGTCTATTTCTTGTTtaatcttatatatatatatatatatatatatatatatatatatatatatatatatatatatatatatatatatatatatatatatatatatatatatatatatatatatatatatatatataaaaaatacagtagAAGTGAGCTTAGCATATATGAATATGAAACTGTTTTTTTGCAGAATGGCAGCTGACTTCCTCAAGACAGACTATTTGTTCTTGGCTGTGGGTGTGGTCGGCGGAGCCTGCAGTGATGTGGAGCAGACATTTATCCAAGTCACCAAGTTCTCCAAGAGGGAGCAGCTCCTTGACTTTCTCAGGACCACTGGTAAAGTTTTTCATAGCTATTTTATCAGCCTCTTGGTTTCCAAATTTcagaaaacatcaaaataaaagcaaggACAAGAATCAATTTTTTAATGATTTGTGTAAATAATTAGAATTCTATCAGCTAAGACTAGAcactaaaaatgtgttttgatgCTGAAAAGGCTTGCAGCTGACCATGTATTCAGATAAGTTTGGAAACTCAAAGGGTTATTTGTACAGAATTATGCATGTAATGCTACATTGCAATATATAGCTTTTAAACATGAAGCACTCTGCAGCTCATTACAGCTCAAAATATAAGCACATTGTATTCCATGATGGAACTGGAGCTTGTGTTGATTGTCTTAGTCTTTATTTTGACGACTGGTGTTTGTTGCAGGAACGGAGCGCACCATGGTGTTTGTGGAGACCAAGAGACAAGCTGATTTCATTGCCACTTACCTGTGCCAGGAGAAGGTTTTGACTACCAGCATTCATGGGTAAGTGTTGTGTCCAGGAATCTGTATTTTTACTTTGGTATTAATGCAGATAGTAATGAGTTGTGTTGTCTGGCAGTGATCGTGAGCAGCGGGAGCGAGAGCAAGCTCTGGCAGACTTCCGCTCTGGCAAATGTCCAGTCCTGGTGGCAACCTCGGTAGCCGCCCGCGGTCTGGATATTCAAGATGTACAGCATGTGGTGAACTTTGATCTCCCTAATAACATTGATGATTATGTCCACCGTATTGGGAGGACTGGCCGCTGTGGTAACATTGGGAAGGCGGTGTCTTTCTATGACCCCGAAGCTGATGGCCAATTGGCCCGCTCCCTCGTCACAATCCTGTCCAAGGTAAGAGAGCCGTCCGCTCCAGAAAAAACATCTGGAAGGcacaaactttttttgacatttataTTAGGCCTTTTATATCACTAATAAGCAGTAATACTCTTCCTGCATGAGTTTTTCTCCCTGGGAAAACACTATTGTTAGGTAATTTACCCCTAAAGGAATTATGAATCATTAGGAAGGACTTCAATCAAAATCAGTGTTGGCCTTTTAATGTTTCCATATGTTGACTGGGATTGACAGGCCCAGCAGGAAGTACCCTCATGGCTGGAGGAGTCTGCGTTTAGCGGCCCTGGGGCCACAGGCTTCAACCCCTCCAGGAAGGGCTTTGCCTCAACGGACTCTAGGAAGGTAACTGGGTTGACTATTCTGTCTTAtagttgcttgttttgttttttttcccccctctggACTATTTGTGATCTCAGTCTAGCCGTCCGCCCTCTCACTgtttcaaaagtaaaagtgctcacTATGCAAtgtaatatatcttattttattggattgtattataatccaataaatTGTATTAAGACTgatcatttaaataaaatgttttatttaattcaagtagcctACTCGTACATTATTTTCTAGGGTTTATAATGTATACAGATTTGACATTTTCCCCTCATACTTCTGTCGCAATCGGTACGAAGTTGGCattgaatttcatttgaaatggtattaaaaagttcttaaaaagccttgaatttaaGTTGGAGGATCCTGGGGGTACCTTGTCTGCTGTGTCCTGTCTTCTCACTGTCCTTGTATGTGTCCTCAGGGAGGATCTTTCCAAGACAACGATACGAGGAGCCAGCCCGCTGCTCAGACTgcagatgatgatgaagaatgGGAATAGAGAGAATATTAGAGCAACACACAGCATTGACCTGAGTTATTTTTCTTTATAGTTGTAAGTATTTTAGTTTGAAGGAAAAAAGTTTGTCTCAGGCCaatcaaagtttaaaaaagtcaaGCGAGATGAGTGGGGAAACTAGCTGTTTTGTATGATGTGACAACTCTTATCAGTGTTCACTGACATATTGTggaaactgtttttttcttctaaatcaTCACTTGCATTTAACATGGTTAATAAGGAAAACAATGTGTCTGACCAATAGTCAAAACTTGAGGATGTCATATTCCAACTGTATTGTTTTGTTACGAGGATAactatcaataaataaataattgttcaaaCCAAAGCTTGCACTTTATTTCAAATGTGTTGACTGTAAGGCAGTCCAGTACTTTGTTAATGTATTAACAAAAGCATTTAACCTAGTAAGTGAGTCCGCTCTGAAAAACCTGATTTTGAATTTTATGAATTGAGAAGTGTCTCAATAGCGGGCATGTAAATGGTTGAATGATAATGGTTAAATTGTCTGATTGCGTTGGTGTTGCAAGTAATGGGGCTGCTGAAGTTTGATCTCCCAGGAGAGTTTGTTCAAATCAATGCCATGTTGGATAAGAATAATGGTGGAGTTCTTCTATGGTCCTTAAACTTGATTAAAAAGAAGTTGTCCACAGGAATCGACTGCTATGACTTACTATTGGTGTGGCAACATAACCCTGAAATGACTGCAAATGGTGCAAGCAGTGATTCTTAAGTGTTGAATCAGTATTCCATTAAATAAAAAGCAGTGTTGTAATCCAGGGGAATAGCTCATGTACGTATAAAGGCTTGTGGCATAGGAATAACATTGCTTCATCAGCCCATAatttaaaaagtatttcaaGGTGTGTTACCTAATTACAGTATTTACAGTCAACTGTTCTTCAGTGATTAACTGCTGAACATTGAATGCAGTGATCATTCTATACTACATGACAAGCTGGACTCAAGCAAAAGGTACAGACCAAGCCCATTCTCTCTGTACAAGAGAAActctttgtgtgtatatatatatatatatatatgtatatatgtatgtatgtatatgtgtatatatatatatatatatatatgtgtatatatatatgtgtatatatatatatatgtgtatatatatatatatatatatgtgtatatatatatatatatgtgtgtatatatatatatatatatatatatatatatatatatatatatatatatatatatatatgtgtatatatatgtatatatatatatatgtgtatatatatgtatatatatatatatgtgtatatatatatgtatatatatatatgtatatatatatatgtatatgtatatatatatgtatatatatgtatatgtgtatatatatatatatgtatatatatatgtatatatatatgtatatatacacatatatatatatatatatatacatatacatatatatatatacatatatatatatatatatgtatatatatatatgtatatatgtatatatatatatgtatatatatatatatatatatatatgtgtgtatatatatatatatatatgtatatgtgtgtatatatatatatatatatatatatgtatatatatatatatatatatatatatatatatatatatatatatatatatatatgtgtgtgtatatatatatatatatatgtatatgtatatatatatatatatatatatatgtgtatatatatatatatatatgtatatgtatatgtatatatatatgtatatatatatatatatatatatatatatgtatgtatgtatgtatgtatgtatatatatgtatgtatgtatatatatgtatgtatgtatatatatgtatgtatatatatatatatgtatgtatatatatatatgtatgtatatatatatatatatatgtatatatatatatatgtatatatgtatatatatatatatatatatatatatatatatatatatatatatatatatatatatatatatataacgttACTCTTGAATTATATCAGTCCCgagcaatgctttttttttttttttttctgagcaaTGCTTTGCTACAGCTAGCTCATAGCGTataaatctagacgcaccctagcggcggcagcaaatgtaatttgcagccagggtcaacATCTTGATgcgggtctggcttgtcaggctatttGTTTGCTACACACTCTACACAGAGATTGTGGGGGCGTTGCTAAGCAACCGTCAGCTAGCTGCTATAAACGGACGTGAGGGAGAAGATAAGGAGCAAATCAAGCTCGcgaaaaattattatttttgaagACACAAATTCAGACAGCTCCAGCCAGGAGTCATATTGTGCCTGGTTCTCGTTTATGGAGGGGATGAAAAAACACAACTTTACTTAAgtgaaaagaaggaaggcaGACAAGATGTCAACACAGGAAGAACAAGCGAATATCGGCAAAGTGCTCAGTTTTCTTCGAGAATGGGACCGTGGTGACAGGACAGTCCGCAGCCGCATGTTGAACACTTTCCTGAGTCAAAACACAGGGAAGACGTTTTATGAGCTGGAGCTGGAGTTTGCACAGGTAGCCAGCCTCTTCCTGGCTCGACTCACCACCTGGATGAGACTCACGTATCCTTTCTTTGATTAGGAATTTTGTCTACACTTATTTTAGAGCCCTGCTGATTTTGGTCTCCTGCACAGTAGAAAAGCCTGTACAAACATTATGGTATGCTGCAATTGATGAATGTAACAGTAAGGATTACTTAAACTTTATAGTTGACACATTTTATACAAATTAAGTTCATACAAAGTATAGTTATGTTGTGTATTGATcctgtactgtattttttatgCACCAATGCTGGTGTTCTTTGTGTGCAATTAAACCTAGCTATAGGCTTTGACAAAGTGACAAAAGGGATGAAGAAGGGGAGTTGGTTAAATGCATGACCACatgtcaattattatttttctactTTCCCCTCATGTCCTTTATATGCACACATTTAACTATATTGTGGCTGAAATCAAatcatacataaatacatttcaaGTTTTGAGTCCTGTAGGGAGTAGGCCTACTCCTGGTTCCTGTTCTGGATTGGCTTTGTAATTAACCAAGACCAAGTCCTTCACTGAATATTCAGATACATGTTTGGGACATTTTTGGGACTGCAGCTTAAAGCAATTGGGATTTTCCTCTCTGCATCGGGCCAGTGAGTGAGATGAAATGCTGCATCGTAATCTTGTATCTGTGTGACTCATTATGTAGTTTTGTCTTTGACCCACTTTTCTCACTTTCCTCAGTGATCAGTACCTAATGGAGTTCCTGGCGGACGGAGGTGTTCTCACTCTCCTGGACATCTTGAACCACACTGAGACCAAAGAGGAAGAGAAGTCCGAGGCCCTCCATCTTCTGCTCACCGTCTCAAATGCTGGTCGCAAGTACAAAGAGATTATCTGTGAAAGCCATGGTAAATTTGATAAAGATTTTTCCTGGAATACATACAAACGTCTTCTTTCACTACACATATGATCAGTTCAATACAGTAGTATTTTTTTTAGCACTGTTTTATACCTGGCACGCTGATGTTCCCTCAGGTTTATCTATAGTCAGGTTACTTGATGTTCAAGTATTCTCCTTTTACCATTTGGATTATTTATACAGCATTGTAGTAGCCTTATCTGTGACTCCCTATCTATTTTTTTCACATTCttgcaggtgtgaaagcaatcGCAGAGTGCTTAGCTAAGTCAAACACCGATGAAACCCAAGAGGCAGCATGGGCCCTCCTGGAGTCCCTGTCGCATGGAAACCCCAAATATCAAAACCAAATCTACAAAGGTCTGATTGCTCTCATGACTTGTACCTCGCCTCAGGCCCAGCAGCTGGTCctgcacacattacacactgtgCAGGTATAGCATGAGAGTACACACTAAGCATATAATAATGCAAGCATGCACTTTCATCATTCTCAGAGCATGCATGTGCCCTCATCCTTGCTCTTTCACACAATGGACCTTATAGCAAaatgtgatatactgtatttaccaTATAAGAAGAAATACAATAGTTCTATCACTATCCTCTCTCACAGTCCAAAATGAAAACAGCCCATCACAGCATTGTAGACCCTCTGCTGTATATGCTCAGGTCCCTGCACCTGGAGGTTCACAATCAAGGTAAGcttagaaaatgtttaaaaccacATGGTGATAAACTTGTGACTGattaattgtttgtttgtgtgtacgcTGAAACTTTGAAAGACCAATACGAATGATAAATCCACTAGCCCTTGTTGCCGTGGCTGTAAAATTGTCAATCCTGTAATAAATTATCACCTTTTGATGTCATCACACTCAAGACTCTTCTCTCCCTGTGTACGTCTCTGGCAGCTACAAATCTGATCCTAGACCTGAAGTGTTATGATGTGAGGCCAATGCTGCTCAGTGGACTGGTGACTCTGCTGAGGCCTACTAAAGAAGAAGTGCAGCAACACCACAATATGGAAGGTGACACTTTGGTATTGAAGTgcgtgttgttgtttttttaaaagcatagTAAGTACTTTTCTCCCAAAGACTGATACAGTACAGTAACCCTTTTAGACTGATCAGTGACAGGAAATATATTTTCCTTTAGGACCACCCACGGTATGCTTATTATTTCCACAATTTCTGAAACAGACACCTACTTTACCACCTACCCAAACCCATCCGTTAATGTGCTAGCATTTAGTTGACTTTTGACATAATGTGATTTATTTGGTCCCATTAACAAGGTACTATAACATATTTTGTTGATTCATACAATCCTATCAGAGTCTGATATAATCAAGATGACTGGATCTCTGCCTGTGTTTGTGCAacaagctgctgcagctaaaacTATACGGTATGGAATATATGTCCCGTGTAACTAGACTAGATTCAATAATGAAATGAATGTTTAATTACACAACAAACATCAGTAAACGtgatgttcttttcttttttatagtgacatgtaaaaaaaatctgaaatgtatttcatttgtaTTACTAGTATATTGCTTTAATGACTTTATCTTCTTATTGCTTTACCTGTTGTCATACAGGAAGGATAATAAGATAATATGATATATTTTTATGGTGTTGAATGTGTTGCAGCCTGCTAGCCGAAGACAGTCAAGAGGTTTCTCGTGAGCTTCTCTCTCTCGGAGTGATCCAACATCTTCTCTACGCTATGGGCAACAGAGAACACACTGATTCCCAAATACAAGCCAGTCTGGCCTTGAAGGTACATCCCtgctgtcagacacacacacacacacacacacatacacacacacactgtacataatatgcatgtacaaacacacactaatacTTTCATTTCTGGCCAGCACTTTGTCCGCTCATACCCAGTTATTGAGGAACATGTGCAGAGAGGCATCGGCAGCACACTGTTTGCAGCCTTTATGGTAAGCTTTAATAACTAAATGCTACGATAACATCAGTTAAAATGTCACTGTAGAAGCTGCTAAAAGGCAGTACTAACTGATTCAACCCCTGTCTTTCTACAGCACCAAGCTGACTCTTTGTACATGAATATGGATGAAACACAAGCAGAACTCCTGCTAACTAACAAGGTTAACATAACTGAAGGTAATGATTCTTATTTGTTCATCAAACCCTTTGTTCCTAGGTTGCCTGTACCATGTGAGAATAATTCTTGCTTTTCTTTTCAATCTTTGCATTCCAGTGTTGGATGGTGACCAACCACTGTGACTAACTCTGAAGGCTGATATGAGGGACAAATCAATTTAATAATAGAGATGAATAAACTAAAACAAGTGTGTAAATACTGCTTTTACGTCATTAAAAGACTTACAGAAGTTGAtttgttgtctctctttttctttcgtGGAATTATTTATTCTAATTATAAGTAATCAATTAGGACTTTACATGTGATTTCAGAGGAAATATAGATATAGAAATATATTTAAGCATTTTACTGGTTCTCACAGCATTTGCAAAGATGCTTCCTTAAAGTTTTTTAAGTGataatttgcatttttattattgtttacaGTCTATAATATGCACTCATGAAATAAATGCCTTCTCCAATCCAGGGTTACGATAATGATAATCAATAATAATCATTATGAAATTATGATTGCACAACCACACAGACTGCCATTACTCAATTTTGAGTTTGACCCTCCTACCGGATATGACGTAACACGTACGTCTGCTGTTTCCTTGCAGCGACCGTCTCCGAAAAGAAGCACATTTACCGGGAAGCAGCCTGCGGAGGGCAGCAAATCTCCAGCACTGTCTTAACTGGGTTCAGTTCCAGTTACCTCTAGCCTACCTGGTGTTATTACAGGCCTAAACACCCACATGTGTTTGGCTCCAAAATACTCTGTTATGTGGTCAAAGCTACAGTTCAGCAGTAGTGGAAAGTAAGTGCACATTTACTAAAATAGCCTACTGTACAATTTTGAAGTCCTACTTCTATTGATAGCCTACCGTATGCTTCTGCTCCAGTGGGCTACTTTTCAGAGTATAATTCAGTTGACATTTCTGTCAAACATTTGACATATAGACCTATAGCctgatttaattttcaaatttACTGTACACAATAAtcatattaaataattaaaagctGCTGATTAATAGCATAGTTCTGCCTTTTTGCTTGCAAAAACAGTAGACCTAAACAAAGTAGTTTCTATTCCATTCTATGATTCCTATTAGATATTAAACTATCCAACAACATGGCTAGGTCAACTTGTTATTGGACCTGGGGGAAAATCTTGTTGCTGAGGCCCAATTGACGTTGCTTGAATACTTTCAATAGCATACTTGACAGTATATTAATAACGGTGGCATCCTGTTGCACTAATATTTGCTCCTTGTAAACTTACAAGGAGCAGCCCTGAATGTGTGCTCTTTGTCAGTCCAAATCTCAAGTGAATTTATGCAAAGCACAAGTTTGTGACACAAGTTTTTCCTTAGATTCAGATTACAGGAATTAGAAGGCATATTTGCACACAGTAGACATCCATTAGGCTTAGTGGATCTCTCCCAGTAGATACTGAATGTTAATAGAGGCAAAGCCAACACTTCTTTAAACATCAGGGACTTGTTGCCAGAAGATGGAGACATTTTCCATTATTTATACAGTAAGTCATGAGCCTCCATAGAGGTcaggtaaatgtgtgtgtgtcattatcATACCTGCTAGCTCCTGGTATTTTAATCAGATCATGTGACcatgtgtttttgtattataAAAGAGCACAAGCTATTTCAgtaatttgtgaaatctataactTTAGTCCTCTGTAAGGTACTTATAGCCTCTACACAAAGACAGCATAATAATGATCCTGAATGTTCCTTGAAATGCATTATGTGGCACAACGCTATAGACTGGGTTGTCAACACTATTGGTTTTAAGTAGTGATGTATGTCGATTCGACAGTGTCCTTTTTCCACATTACTGCACACGATTGACCTAGATTgtcgtgtctgtgtgttgcttTGACACTGTAGAGAGGCTGCAGTGTTGTTGCCCTTTCCCCATGGCTCTTTGGTATGGATCAGCTAAGCAGCTGTTGGACTACTGAATTTGAATACCATTTTCAGTCGCCCTTAATTAGAAGGAGCAAACCTTGATCTCCCTctatttacatttgtttttatttgtttttatctcGGGTTAATTCAAGGGGCGAGCCCAAACATCAGTATCACCATCCAGATTACTTAGATTACCACACATAGGCTATTCAACAATCTTTCAGCCAATAACTATAACTAAAATATTATGAAATGAGTGTTGTCCTCCACTGGTATCATGAATAGCTCCTATAACATAGGACCCTGAACAAACTGCTCAACATTTTGGACAATGACTGTCATCCACTCCACAGCACTATCACAAAGCAGAAGAGCATGATCAGCTCAAGACTACGCACAGTGCCATGCAAAACTGACATACAACTCCACAATGCTTCACTAAAGAGGAGAGATAGACTTCTCTGcatagtctgtctgcctctcctccctctccaccacttccactacctcctataacaacagttatgaactgactgtccactggcccactgtttactgcttacactgtttactggct is a window encoding:
- the ddx4 gene encoding probable ATP-dependent RNA helicase DDX4 isoform X1, with product MDEWDEGETSTSTIALTSHTSSEDDAPLDMNTFLGTQRDSWNTGVGDFGRGRGGRGRQGFKSSFSSGGDENGNDGGDWNSTGGDRGGFRGRGRGRGSGRTDRSEFNGDGAGECGNGFRGGSRGGRGSRGGGFRQGNDQGAKGVFGGGYRGKDEEVFSHGRDNDPERKDADDGDRPKVTYVPPTLPDDEDSIFSHYESGINFDKYDDIMVDVSGTNPPQAIMTFDEAALCESLRKNVNKSGYVKPTPVQKHGIPIISAGRDLMACAQTGSGKTAAFLLPILQQLMADGVAASSFSELQEPEAIIVAPTRELINQIYLEARKFAYGTCVRPVVVYGGVSTGHQIRDILRGCNVLCGTPGRLLDMIGRGKVGLSKLQYLVLDEADRMLDMGFEPDMRRLVGFPEMPSKENRQTLMFSATYPEDIQRMAADFLKTDYLFLAVGVVGGACSDVEQTFIQVTKFSKREQLLDFLRTTGTERTMVFVETKRQADFIATYLCQEKVLTTSIHGDREQREREQALADFRSGKCPVLVATSVAARGLDIQDVQHVVNFDLPNNIDDYVHRIGRTGRCGNIGKAVSFYDPEADGQLARSLVTILSKAQQEVPSWLEESAFSGPGATGFNPSRKGFASTDSRKGGSFQDNDTRSQPAAQTADDDEEWE
- the ddx4 gene encoding probable ATP-dependent RNA helicase DDX4 isoform X3; this encodes MDEWDEGETSTSTIALTSHTSSEDDAPLDMNTFLGTQRDSWNTGVGDFGRGGDENGNDGGDWNSTGGDRGGFRGRGRGRGSGRTDRSEFNGDGAGECGNGFRGGSRGGRGSRGGGFRQGNDQGAKGVFGGGYRGKDEEVFSHGRDNDPERKDADDGDRPKVTYVPPTLPDDEDSIFSHYESGINFDKYDDIMVDVSGTNPPQAIMTFDEAALCESLRKNVNKSGYVKPTPVQKHGIPIISAGRDLMACAQTGSGKTAAFLLPILQQLMADGVAASSFSELQEPEAIIVAPTRELINQIYLEARKFAYGTCVRPVVVYGGVSTGHQIRDILRGCNVLCGTPGRLLDMIGRGKVGLSKLQYLVLDEADRMLDMGFEPDMRRLVGFPEMPSKENRQTLMFSATYPEDIQRMAADFLKTDYLFLAVGVVGGACSDVEQTFIQVTKFSKREQLLDFLRTTGTERTMVFVETKRQADFIATYLCQEKVLTTSIHGDREQREREQALADFRSGKCPVLVATSVAARGLDIQDVQHVVNFDLPNNIDDYVHRIGRTGRCGNIGKAVSFYDPEADGQLARSLVTILSKAQQEVPSWLEESAFSGPGATGFNPSRKGFASTDSRKGGSFQDNDTRSQPAAQTADDDEEWE
- the ddx4 gene encoding probable ATP-dependent RNA helicase DDX4 isoform X2, which codes for MDEWDEGETSTSTIALTSHTSSEGTQRDSWNTGVGDFGRGRGGRGRQGFKSSFSSGGDENGNDGGDWNSTGGDRGGFRGRGRGRGSGRTDRSEFNGDGAGECGNGFRGGSRGGRGSRGGGFRQGNDQGAKGVFGGGYRGKDEEVFSHGRDNDPERKDADDGDRPKVTYVPPTLPDDEDSIFSHYESGINFDKYDDIMVDVSGTNPPQAIMTFDEAALCESLRKNVNKSGYVKPTPVQKHGIPIISAGRDLMACAQTGSGKTAAFLLPILQQLMADGVAASSFSELQEPEAIIVAPTRELINQIYLEARKFAYGTCVRPVVVYGGVSTGHQIRDILRGCNVLCGTPGRLLDMIGRGKVGLSKLQYLVLDEADRMLDMGFEPDMRRLVGFPEMPSKENRQTLMFSATYPEDIQRMAADFLKTDYLFLAVGVVGGACSDVEQTFIQVTKFSKREQLLDFLRTTGTERTMVFVETKRQADFIATYLCQEKVLTTSIHGDREQREREQALADFRSGKCPVLVATSVAARGLDIQDVQHVVNFDLPNNIDDYVHRIGRTGRCGNIGKAVSFYDPEADGQLARSLVTILSKAQQEVPSWLEESAFSGPGATGFNPSRKGFASTDSRKGGSFQDNDTRSQPAAQTADDDEEWE
- the ddx4 gene encoding probable ATP-dependent RNA helicase DDX4 isoform X5, whose product is MDEWDEGETSTSTIALTSHTSSEGTQRDSWNTGVGDFGRGGDENGNDGGDWNSTGGDRGGFRGRGRGRGSGRTDRSEFNGDGAGECGNGFRGGSRGGRGSRGGGFRQGNDQGAKGVFGGGYRGKDEEVFSHGRDNDPERKDADDGDRPKVTYVPPTLPDDEDSIFSHYESGINFDKYDDIMVDVSGTNPPQAIMTFDEAALCESLRKNVNKSGYVKPTPVQKHGIPIISAGRDLMACAQTGSGKTAAFLLPILQQLMADGVAASSFSELQEPEAIIVAPTRELINQIYLEARKFAYGTCVRPVVVYGGVSTGHQIRDILRGCNVLCGTPGRLLDMIGRGKVGLSKLQYLVLDEADRMLDMGFEPDMRRLVGFPEMPSKENRQTLMFSATYPEDIQRMAADFLKTDYLFLAVGVVGGACSDVEQTFIQVTKFSKREQLLDFLRTTGTERTMVFVETKRQADFIATYLCQEKVLTTSIHGDREQREREQALADFRSGKCPVLVATSVAARGLDIQDVQHVVNFDLPNNIDDYVHRIGRTGRCGNIGKAVSFYDPEADGQLARSLVTILSKAQQEVPSWLEESAFSGPGATGFNPSRKGFASTDSRKGGSFQDNDTRSQPAAQTADDDEEWE